In one Bradyrhizobium sp. 4 genomic region, the following are encoded:
- a CDS encoding PepSY domain-containing protein has product MMRAIVLLHRWLGIAFCLLFAMWFATGIVMHFVPFPSLTEAERFAGRVPLGRVETTIAVADAVVASGIADATRVRLIQRSNGPVYVVSGPSRAGAVHASDGVGASVSSSEVALAIARDHARSRGLDAARAAIVARSDYDQWSVPNGFDRHRPLFRIALGDAAGTEVYVSSLTGEIVLDTTRSERTWNLVGSVLHWIYPTVLRSNWSLWDRVVWTLSLLALIAALLGAVLGLARIKPRSDLIGSPYRGWHALHHLIGLAAMVFVLSWIFSGWLSMDHGRLFSRGQLTSAESSVMNASPNWAAAASLDRQPVSPSTREIEWFAFNGTLYRRDRTGLAGQTLIKASDPPRDGPTGSLDVQEVQGLTARLAAGCGAPSVLADNDDYPAQSNVPGAPVYRSHCGDLWFDIDGADGNLLQRLDSSRRAYRWFYGALHTLDFPVLLTRPLLRDGLVVGLCTLGLLFSITGIVIGWRRLVAMR; this is encoded by the coding sequence ATGATGCGCGCGATCGTCCTGCTGCATCGATGGCTGGGGATCGCGTTCTGCCTGCTGTTCGCGATGTGGTTCGCGACGGGAATCGTGATGCATTTCGTTCCGTTTCCGTCCCTGACGGAAGCGGAACGCTTTGCCGGCCGCGTGCCGCTGGGTCGCGTTGAGACGACGATCGCGGTCGCCGATGCCGTTGTCGCGAGCGGGATCGCGGATGCGACGCGCGTTCGCCTGATCCAGCGCAGCAACGGACCAGTCTATGTCGTTTCGGGGCCATCGCGCGCGGGCGCAGTCCACGCCTCCGACGGGGTCGGCGCCTCAGTCTCGTCTTCCGAGGTCGCGCTGGCCATCGCGCGAGACCACGCACGCAGCCGCGGGCTAGATGCCGCGCGGGCCGCGATCGTTGCGCGCTCGGATTACGACCAATGGAGCGTGCCGAACGGCTTTGACCGCCATCGGCCCTTGTTTCGCATTGCGCTCGGCGACGCCGCCGGAACCGAGGTCTATGTCTCCTCGCTCACCGGCGAGATCGTCCTGGATACGACGCGCAGCGAGCGGACCTGGAATCTCGTCGGCAGTGTGCTGCACTGGATCTATCCGACAGTTCTGCGAAGCAATTGGTCGCTGTGGGATCGGGTGGTCTGGACCTTGTCGCTGCTGGCCCTGATCGCAGCTTTGCTTGGCGCTGTGCTCGGGCTTGCGCGGATCAAACCTCGAAGCGATCTAATCGGATCGCCCTATCGTGGCTGGCATGCCCTGCATCATCTCATCGGCCTCGCGGCCATGGTGTTCGTACTGAGCTGGATTTTCAGTGGCTGGCTCTCCATGGATCATGGGCGGCTGTTCTCGCGTGGGCAATTGACCTCGGCTGAATCCAGCGTGATGAACGCTTCACCGAACTGGGCGGCGGCTGCATCGCTCGATCGGCAGCCTGTATCGCCGTCGACCCGCGAGATCGAATGGTTTGCCTTCAACGGCACTCTCTATCGGCGGGACCGGACGGGCCTTGCCGGCCAGACCTTGATCAAGGCAAGCGACCCGCCCCGCGATGGACCAACGGGATCTCTGGATGTGCAGGAGGTCCAGGGGCTGACCGCGCGCCTCGCGGCCGGCTGCGGCGCACCGTCCGTACTTGCCGACAACGACGACTATCCCGCGCAGTCCAATGTCCCGGGCGCCCCGGTCTACCGCTCGCACTGCGGTGACCTCTGGTTCGACATCGACGGCGCCGACGGCAATTTGCTGCAAAGGCTGGACTCGTCGCGGCGGGCTTATCGCTGGTTCTACGGCGCGCTGCACACGTTGGATTTTCCGGTCCTGCTGACGCGTCCGTTGCTGCGCGACGGCTTGGTCGTCGGGCTCTGCACCCTCGGCCTTCTGTTCTCCATCACGGGCATCGTCATCGGCTGGCGCCGCTTGGTCGCGATGCGTTGA
- a CDS encoding energy-coupling factor ABC transporter permease, whose amino-acid sequence MHIEPGLVSDAKLVLSYATGIAVGGVALKLAVETVREQGITSFAARTLATTGLVFIFFEILPHFPVGVSEVHFILGSTLFLLFGAAPAAFGLAFGLLFQGIFFEPPDLPQYGMNVTTLLVPLFGIQAIATRIISSNTAYVDLKYRQALALSTTYQAGVIAWVAFWAIYGSGFGATNLANIATFAASYALVIVIEPLADLGVLALAKSLRGVTAAGLVTPRLHNAA is encoded by the coding sequence ATGCATATCGAACCCGGACTAGTCTCGGACGCCAAGCTCGTGCTGAGTTACGCAACTGGCATCGCCGTTGGCGGCGTTGCCTTGAAGCTCGCGGTCGAGACCGTGCGCGAGCAGGGCATCACGTCGTTCGCGGCGCGCACGCTCGCCACCACCGGCCTCGTGTTTATCTTCTTTGAGATCCTGCCGCACTTCCCGGTCGGCGTCTCCGAAGTGCACTTCATCCTCGGCTCGACCTTGTTCCTGCTGTTTGGAGCTGCGCCTGCGGCCTTCGGCCTCGCGTTCGGCCTGCTGTTCCAAGGCATCTTCTTCGAGCCGCCCGACCTGCCGCAATATGGCATGAACGTCACCACGCTGCTGGTGCCGCTGTTCGGGATCCAGGCGATCGCCACGCGGATCATTTCGAGCAACACGGCCTATGTCGATCTGAAGTACCGCCAGGCGCTGGCGCTTTCGACGACCTATCAGGCGGGTGTCATCGCCTGGGTGGCGTTCTGGGCGATTTATGGCTCCGGCTTCGGCGCGACCAACCTCGCCAACATTGCGACCTTCGCGGCGTCCTATGCGCTCGTTATCGTGATCGAGCCGCTCGCCGATCTCGGCGTGCTGGCGCTGGCGAAGTCGCTGCGAGGCGTCACCGCGGCCGGCCTCGTCACTCCGCGTTTGCACAACGCGGCCTAG
- the cobA gene encoding uroporphyrinogen-III C-methyltransferase: MSGFVSFVSAGPGDPELLTLKGAARLREADVVLYDDLASGAILDLARPGANLVAVGKRAGRASTKQHHVNRLLVDYAVTGARVVRLKSGDAGIFGRLEEELETLREAGIGYEIIPGVTSACVAAAQAGIPLTRRHTSRRVQFVTGADVTGELPPDLNWAALADPEATTVVYMGRRTFPALVVKLIEHGLAPTTPALFAESLGRPDERLVRTTISELAEQLARGGAASTAAVILFGALAGDYPS; the protein is encoded by the coding sequence GTGAGCGGTTTTGTGTCCTTTGTCTCCGCCGGGCCCGGCGATCCCGAGCTGCTCACGCTCAAGGGTGCCGCGCGCCTGCGCGAGGCCGACGTCGTGCTCTATGACGATCTTGCTTCGGGCGCGATCCTTGATCTGGCCCGGCCCGGCGCCAATCTCGTCGCGGTGGGAAAGCGGGCGGGACGGGCCTCGACCAAGCAGCACCACGTCAACCGCCTGCTGGTCGACTACGCCGTGACAGGCGCGCGCGTGGTGCGATTGAAGTCGGGCGATGCCGGCATCTTTGGCCGGCTCGAGGAGGAGCTCGAGACGCTGCGTGAAGCGGGCATCGGCTACGAGATCATTCCCGGCGTCACGTCGGCCTGTGTCGCCGCCGCGCAAGCCGGCATTCCGCTGACCCGGCGTCACACCTCGCGCCGCGTGCAGTTCGTGACCGGGGCAGACGTCACCGGCGAGCTGCCGCCAGACCTCAATTGGGCGGCGCTGGCCGATCCGGAGGCGACGACCGTGGTCTATATGGGCCGGCGGACGTTTCCGGCGCTTGTCGTCAAATTGATCGAGCACGGGCTTGCCCCAACCACGCCGGCGTTGTTTGCCGAATCGCTCGGCCGTCCCGATGAGCGGCTGGTCCGCACCACCATTTCGGAACTTGCCGAGCAGCTTGCGCGGGGCGGGGCGGCCTCCACGGCGGCCGTCATCCTGTTCGGCGCGCTGGCGGGGGATTATCCGTCATGA
- the cobT gene encoding nicotinate-nucleotide--dimethylbenzimidazole phosphoribosyltransferase, with translation MLPEWVTQQCPDISAVHREAAVARQAQLTKPTGALGRLEQLAIELAGLQATEQPRAARVPIIVFAGDHGIVAQGVSAYPQEVTIAMLANFASGGAAISVLARELGSSLEVVDAGTLAQEEMAGIVTDKPRSGTRDFSIEAALTPAELAFAFEAGRRAVMRAQAGQPDVLIFGEMGIGNTTTSAAIAASLLGVSAEEIAGSGTGVDAAGRVHKARVIDAAVARHGIAGASPEKILCAVGGLEIAAICGAIIAAAQRRIPVLIDGFIVSVAALVAARLNPSCQPFLLASHQSAEQGHRLVLRALNVQPLISLDLRLGEGSGAAIALPLVRSACALHNGMATFAQANVPDLPA, from the coding sequence ATGCTCCCCGAATGGGTCACCCAACAATGCCCCGACATCTCCGCAGTCCACCGCGAAGCGGCGGTGGCGCGGCAGGCGCAACTGACGAAACCGACCGGCGCGCTCGGCCGGCTCGAGCAGCTCGCAATCGAGCTTGCGGGCCTGCAAGCGACCGAGCAACCGCGCGCGGCGCGGGTGCCGATCATCGTCTTCGCCGGCGATCACGGTATCGTCGCGCAGGGCGTCTCGGCCTATCCGCAGGAAGTGACCATCGCGATGCTGGCGAACTTCGCCTCCGGCGGTGCCGCGATCTCGGTGCTCGCGCGTGAGCTGGGCTCCAGCCTGGAGGTTGTCGACGCCGGCACGCTGGCGCAGGAGGAGATGGCTGGAATCGTGACCGACAAGCCGCGCAGCGGCACGCGCGATTTCAGCATCGAAGCTGCGCTCACCCCCGCAGAGCTGGCATTTGCGTTCGAAGCCGGCCGACGTGCGGTGATGCGCGCGCAGGCCGGGCAGCCCGATGTTCTGATCTTCGGCGAGATGGGTATCGGCAACACCACGACATCGGCGGCAATCGCGGCGAGCCTGCTCGGCGTGAGCGCTGAGGAGATCGCGGGCAGCGGAACCGGCGTTGACGCGGCCGGCCGTGTGCACAAGGCGCGGGTGATCGACGCCGCGGTTGCACGCCATGGCATTGCGGGCGCTTCGCCGGAAAAGATCCTGTGCGCCGTCGGCGGTCTCGAAATCGCGGCCATCTGCGGTGCAATTATCGCGGCTGCACAGCGCCGCATCCCCGTGTTGATCGACGGCTTCATCGTGTCGGTGGCGGCGCTGGTGGCGGCGCGGCTCAATCCCTCGTGCCAGCCGTTCCTGCTGGCCTCGCACCAGTCCGCGGAGCAGGGGCATCGGCTGGTGCTTCGCGCGCTGAACGTGCAACCGCTGATCAGCCTCGATCTCAGGCTAGGCGAAGGATCGGGCGCGGCAATCGCGCTGCCGCTGGTGCGGTCGGCCTGTGCGCTCCACAACGGCATGGCGACCTTTGCGCAGGCCAATGTGCCTGATCTTCCGGCCTGA
- the cobM gene encoding precorrin-4 C(11)-methyltransferase — translation MTVHFIGAGPGAPDLLTLRGRDLIAACPVCLYAGSLVSEGVLAHCPSGARIVNTAPMSLDEIIAEIAAAHAGGKDVARLHSGDLSIWSAMGEQLRRLRALGIPYTVTPGVPSFSAAAAALEAELTLPGLAQTVVLTRTPGRASAMPEGEKLAAFAATGAVLAIHLSIHLLDKVVAELTPHYGADCPVAIVWRASWPDQRIVRATLATLDAAVGSEMERTALILVGRTLGSADFSESRLYAADYDRRYRPVGAEPRFPEVS, via the coding sequence ATGACGGTGCATTTCATTGGCGCAGGGCCGGGCGCTCCTGACCTGCTGACGTTGCGCGGGCGAGATCTGATCGCCGCCTGTCCTGTCTGTCTCTATGCCGGCTCGCTTGTCTCCGAAGGCGTCTTGGCGCATTGCCCGTCCGGCGCGCGGATCGTCAACACCGCGCCGATGTCGCTCGACGAGATCATCGCGGAGATCGCTGCCGCGCATGCCGGCGGCAAGGACGTTGCGCGGCTGCACTCGGGCGATCTCTCGATCTGGTCGGCGATGGGCGAGCAGCTCCGCCGCCTGCGCGCGCTCGGCATTCCCTACACGGTCACGCCCGGCGTTCCCTCTTTCTCGGCCGCCGCGGCTGCGCTGGAGGCCGAGCTGACGCTGCCCGGCCTTGCCCAGACGGTGGTGCTGACGCGCACGCCGGGCCGCGCAAGCGCGATGCCCGAAGGCGAGAAGCTCGCCGCCTTCGCCGCTACCGGCGCGGTGCTCGCGATCCATTTATCGATCCATCTGCTCGACAAGGTCGTCGCCGAACTGACGCCACATTACGGCGCGGATTGTCCGGTCGCGATCGTCTGGCGCGCGAGCTGGCCCGACCAGCGCATCGTCCGCGCCACGCTCGCAACACTCGACGCGGCTGTCGGCAGCGAGATGGAGCGCACCGCGCTCATCCTGGTCGGCAGGACGCTGGGCTCGGCGGATTTCTCCGAGAGCCGTCTCTATGCTGCTGACTATGACCGCCGCTATCGGCCGGTGGGCGCCGAACCGCGCTTTCCGGAGGTGTCGTGA
- a CDS encoding cobyrinate a,c-diamide synthase, which translates to MAAGLVISAPASGVGKTTLTLALARAWRNSGLRVQCFKSGPDYIDPAFHAAATGRASVNVDSWAMDRGTISHLVSRGIDADVVLAEGSMGLFDGVAARGVCGTGATADIAEMLDWPVLLVIDPSGQAQTAAAIAAGLRDYRPGVRLAGVVLNRVASPRHDALVRRALLDAGIAVFGALPRHAEISLPKRHLGLVQAEEQAEIGKLIDEAARFVAEHVDLDAVLRSAATWSPQPAASGVNVTPPGQRIALARDAAFSFVYPHMLEAWRAAGAEISTFSPLADEGPDPSADVCWLPGGYPELQAGKIAANARFRSGLRAFAETRPVHGECGGYMVLGTALTDADGIRHEMTGLLGLETSFAKRRMHLGYRLAELAAPMPGHQAGARLRGHEFHYSTIVAQPDTPLAVVHDATGAVIAETGSRRGQATGTFFHLIAEDR; encoded by the coding sequence ATGGCAGCAGGGCTCGTCATCTCCGCGCCGGCCTCCGGCGTCGGCAAGACCACGCTGACGCTGGCGCTCGCGCGCGCCTGGCGCAACAGCGGATTGCGGGTGCAGTGCTTCAAGAGCGGCCCCGATTATATCGATCCCGCGTTTCATGCCGCCGCTACGGGACGCGCCTCGGTCAACGTCGACAGCTGGGCGATGGATCGCGGGACAATCTCGCATCTCGTCAGTCGCGGCATTGACGCCGATGTCGTGCTGGCCGAAGGCTCGATGGGCCTGTTCGACGGCGTTGCCGCGCGCGGCGTCTGCGGCACGGGAGCGACCGCCGATATCGCAGAGATGCTGGACTGGCCGGTGCTGCTGGTGATCGATCCTTCGGGCCAGGCACAAACGGCGGCCGCAATTGCCGCGGGCCTTCGCGACTACCGCCCCGGTGTGCGCCTTGCAGGCGTCGTGCTCAATCGCGTTGCCAGCCCGCGCCACGACGCCCTCGTGCGGCGCGCGCTGCTGGATGCCGGCATCGCCGTGTTCGGCGCGTTGCCGCGCCATGCCGAGATCAGCCTGCCTAAGCGGCATCTCGGACTGGTCCAGGCCGAGGAGCAGGCGGAGATCGGCAAGCTGATCGACGAGGCCGCACGCTTCGTTGCCGAGCATGTCGATCTCGACGCGGTGCTGCGTTCGGCTGCCACCTGGTCGCCGCAACCTGCCGCAAGCGGCGTGAACGTGACGCCGCCCGGCCAGCGCATTGCGCTTGCCCGTGACGCCGCGTTCTCCTTCGTCTATCCGCATATGCTGGAAGCGTGGCGCGCGGCGGGTGCGGAGATCTCGACATTCTCGCCACTGGCGGACGAGGGCCCTGATCCGAGCGCCGATGTGTGTTGGCTGCCGGGCGGCTATCCCGAGCTGCAGGCCGGCAAGATCGCGGCCAATGCGCGCTTCCGCAGCGGATTGCGGGCCTTCGCGGAAACGCGCCCGGTGCATGGCGAATGCGGAGGCTATATGGTGCTGGGCACCGCTTTGACCGATGCCGACGGCATCCGCCACGAGATGACGGGCCTGCTCGGCCTGGAGACGAGTTTTGCCAAGCGCCGCATGCATCTGGGCTATCGTCTGGCCGAGCTCGCCGCGCCGATGCCGGGTCATCAGGCGGGTGCACGCCTGCGTGGCCATGAATTCCACTATTCGACGATCGTCGCGCAACCCGATACGCCGCTGGCGGTCGTGCACGACGCGACAGGCGCCGTCATCGCCGAGACCGGCTCGCGGCGGGGACAAGCCACCGGCACGTTCTTCCACCTGATCGCGGAGGACCGGTGA
- a CDS encoding TonB-dependent receptor: MYSLCIVRPRRFLLACAALTSFIAIDMPAALAQQAREPLPPVEVSAPQSRRQASPAGRDAQSSRRAAARRPETASAVPKPVVPTAAAQTPLNTNAVAESASRLGLTVRETPATVEVISAATMREQGYRTVSDVAQGAVGVTAGDNPAEPSAFSMRGFTNSQINTLYNGIKIGPQNMTSRITDTANLEAVEFLKGPASLMSGEGAAGGAINFVTKQPHTGPIRNEADFSWDSLNSFRAHYGSGGSTNVQGLDYRFDVSRSSLNGFADDTNTKTLDVSGQLNYRISDGLKVWGAIEYREDRSKAYWGAPLVPIAFSGSHATTGIVSGNYFNKTDLGAVTIDDRTFNTNYNVFDNKNVAKEVWLRGGFELKLAPDLTLKSQAYGYGAERTWFNNEVEAFNASSGLPNSNMVDRERFYVAHSQRLVGNITDLIWDANIAGFDNRLVTTLSSSYLDFVRPGAANFPDDSVSLVNPDRGYYGLLTTKQQTARIDNEALSFEDRLKLTRTFALVGGLRVEHIGLDRNSTDKTGLVNAGFPFSQSWVPTTGRIGYTWEAVPGLAFFSQYATGADIAANNIFLLNPTDPLNLTTARTYETGVKHLFWDNRAEWSFSAYDILRKNVYAAAGGMQLNLAGRQESKGVELAAAVRPIEPLRLWGNIAYVDARYADYDFVGGSFSGNTPPNVPRVVANAGASYRFFAPWAVELGIIGRHVGDRYNTDANVVTLKAYTVADAYAFVDIPKTVFNAVDQARLTFRVRNIADKRYAIWGDPFYPDQILLGAPRTYEISAAFKW; this comes from the coding sequence GTGTATTCCCTTTGTATCGTACGACCACGCCGTTTCCTACTGGCATGCGCCGCTCTCACATCTTTCATCGCCATCGACATGCCAGCGGCCTTGGCGCAGCAGGCCCGCGAGCCACTGCCGCCCGTCGAGGTGTCGGCGCCACAATCCCGCAGGCAGGCCAGCCCGGCCGGACGGGACGCGCAGAGCTCACGCCGCGCAGCAGCGCGCCGGCCGGAGACTGCATCCGCAGTGCCCAAGCCTGTCGTGCCGACTGCGGCAGCACAGACGCCGCTCAATACCAATGCCGTGGCCGAAAGCGCCTCGCGCCTTGGCCTGACCGTTCGCGAAACGCCCGCGACCGTGGAGGTGATCTCGGCCGCAACCATGCGCGAGCAGGGCTATCGCACCGTGTCCGACGTCGCGCAGGGAGCGGTTGGCGTCACAGCCGGCGACAATCCGGCCGAGCCGTCGGCTTTCTCCATGCGCGGCTTCACCAACAGCCAGATCAACACGCTCTACAACGGCATCAAGATCGGCCCGCAGAACATGACCTCGCGGATCACCGACACGGCCAACCTGGAGGCTGTCGAATTCCTGAAGGGTCCGGCGTCACTGATGTCAGGCGAGGGCGCCGCCGGCGGCGCGATCAACTTCGTCACCAAGCAGCCGCACACCGGTCCGATCCGGAACGAGGCGGATTTTTCCTGGGATTCGCTGAACTCGTTCCGGGCGCATTACGGCTCGGGCGGCAGCACCAATGTGCAGGGACTGGACTACCGCTTCGACGTCAGCCGTTCCTCGCTCAACGGCTTTGCCGACGACACCAACACCAAGACGCTCGACGTCTCGGGCCAGCTCAACTACCGCATCTCCGACGGTCTCAAGGTTTGGGGCGCGATCGAATACCGCGAGGATCGCTCGAAAGCCTATTGGGGTGCGCCACTGGTACCGATCGCCTTCAGTGGTTCGCACGCGACGACGGGGATCGTGTCCGGCAATTATTTCAACAAGACTGATCTCGGGGCCGTCACGATCGACGACCGCACCTTCAACACCAACTACAACGTCTTCGACAACAAGAACGTGGCGAAGGAAGTGTGGCTGCGCGGCGGCTTCGAGCTGAAGCTGGCGCCTGACCTGACGCTGAAGAGCCAGGCCTATGGTTATGGCGCAGAGCGCACATGGTTCAACAATGAGGTCGAGGCGTTCAATGCCAGTTCGGGCCTCCCTAACTCGAACATGGTGGATCGCGAGCGTTTCTATGTCGCGCACAGCCAACGCTTGGTCGGCAACATCACCGACTTGATCTGGGATGCGAATATCGCCGGCTTTGACAACCGCTTGGTCACGACGCTTTCCTCAAGCTACCTTGACTTCGTCAGGCCGGGCGCCGCAAATTTCCCCGATGATTCCGTCTCGCTGGTCAATCCCGATCGCGGCTATTACGGCTTGCTCACGACTAAGCAGCAGACCGCGCGGATCGACAACGAGGCGCTGTCGTTCGAGGACCGGTTGAAGTTGACACGGACCTTTGCGCTAGTCGGCGGCCTCCGCGTCGAGCATATCGGGCTCGACCGCAACTCGACCGACAAGACGGGCCTTGTGAATGCGGGTTTCCCGTTCTCGCAATCCTGGGTCCCGACGACGGGCCGTATCGGCTACACGTGGGAAGCCGTTCCGGGCCTGGCCTTTTTCAGCCAATATGCGACTGGCGCCGACATCGCAGCCAACAACATCTTTCTGCTCAATCCGACCGATCCGCTCAACCTGACCACCGCGCGCACCTACGAGACCGGCGTCAAGCACCTGTTCTGGGACAATCGGGCGGAGTGGTCGTTCTCGGCCTATGACATCTTGCGCAAGAACGTCTATGCGGCGGCGGGCGGCATGCAGCTCAACCTCGCCGGGCGGCAGGAATCGAAGGGCGTCGAGCTTGCCGCCGCGGTGCGTCCGATCGAGCCGCTGCGCCTCTGGGGCAACATCGCCTATGTCGACGCCCGCTATGCCGACTACGATTTCGTCGGCGGCTCGTTCTCCGGCAATACGCCGCCAAACGTGCCGCGCGTCGTCGCCAATGCCGGCGCGTCGTACCGTTTCTTCGCGCCCTGGGCGGTTGAGCTCGGCATCATCGGCCGCCATGTCGGCGACCGCTACAACACCGATGCCAATGTCGTGACGCTGAAGGCCTATACAGTGGCCGATGCCTACGCCTTCGTCGATATCCCGAAGACGGTGTTCAACGCGGTCGATCAGGCCCGCCTGACCTTCCGGGTGCGCAACATCGCCGACAAGCGTTACGCGATCTGGGGCGATCCGTTCTATCCAGACCAGATCCTGCTGGGCGCGCCCAGGACCTATGAGATCTCGGCCGCGTTCAAATGGTAG
- the cobF gene encoding precorrin-6A synthase (deacetylating), whose amino-acid sequence MLTLSLIGIGCGDPEQLTRAAITAINAADLVLIPRKGTAKSDLADLRRTICADVLTSDTTRIAEFDLPVRDAAEADYRKGVDDWHDAVAAAWSQTIADHLEGEGKVALLIWGDPSLYDSSLRIARRLNPSPKIEVVSGITSIQALCAAHAMPLNDIGEPFLVTTGRRLRDGGWPADVDTVVVMLDGGTAFQSLDPAGLHIWWGAYLGMPDQIVMSGALAEIGPRIVAVRQEARERHGWIMDNYILKRRL is encoded by the coding sequence ATGCTCACGCTCTCCCTGATAGGCATCGGTTGCGGCGATCCCGAGCAGCTCACGCGCGCCGCGATCACTGCCATCAACGCGGCCGATCTCGTCCTGATCCCGCGCAAGGGAACGGCCAAGTCCGACCTCGCCGATCTCAGGCGGACGATCTGCGCCGATGTGCTCACCAGTGACACGACGCGCATCGCCGAGTTCGATCTGCCCGTCCGCGACGCCGCGGAAGCGGACTATCGCAAGGGCGTGGACGATTGGCACGATGCCGTCGCCGCGGCCTGGTCACAGACGATCGCAGATCATCTCGAAGGCGAGGGCAAGGTCGCGCTGTTGATCTGGGGCGATCCCTCGCTTTACGACTCCTCGCTGCGCATTGCGCGGCGGCTCAATCCCTCGCCAAAGATCGAGGTCGTTTCCGGCATCACCTCGATCCAGGCGCTGTGCGCGGCGCATGCCATGCCGCTCAACGACATCGGCGAGCCGTTTCTGGTCACGACCGGACGCCGCTTGCGCGATGGCGGTTGGCCGGCAGATGTCGATACCGTGGTAGTGATGCTCGACGGCGGCACGGCGTTCCAGTCGCTTGATCCGGCGGGCCTGCACATCTGGTGGGGGGCCTATCTCGGCATGCCCGATCAGATCGTGATGTCCGGCGCGCTGGCCGAGATCGGCCCGCGCATCGTCGCGGTGCGGCAAGAGGCGCGCGAACGGCACGGCTGGATCATGGACAATTACATCCTCAAGCGCAGGCTGTGA
- a CDS encoding histidine phosphatase family protein, translating into MEGETFLWLIRHAPVDGVTGTIHAADAPADLGARAQLEALRQRLPRDATSYASPSRRTLETARALGLEPLQLDEFSEQNFGDWTGRRHDELAATGGKAYAQFWSDPARGRPPGGESFEEQVARVRLGLSRVGAGAAALVVHSGTIRAALCIALDLTPQAALRFVIDPLSLTRIDRLATGWRVVYVNQRTI; encoded by the coding sequence ATGGAAGGCGAGACCTTCCTTTGGCTGATACGGCACGCGCCCGTCGATGGCGTCACGGGGACGATCCATGCGGCCGATGCGCCGGCCGATCTCGGCGCTCGCGCGCAGCTGGAGGCGCTGCGGCAGCGCCTGCCGCGGGACGCCACGAGCTATGCGAGCCCGTCACGGCGCACGCTCGAAACGGCCCGCGCGCTGGGGCTCGAGCCGCTGCAGCTGGACGAATTCAGCGAGCAGAACTTTGGCGACTGGACCGGCCGTCGGCATGACGAACTCGCCGCGACCGGTGGCAAGGCCTATGCACAGTTCTGGAGCGATCCTGCGCGCGGACGGCCGCCGGGCGGCGAGAGCTTCGAGGAACAGGTCGCGCGGGTCCGGCTGGGTCTGTCGAGGGTCGGCGCCGGGGCCGCAGCGCTCGTCGTGCATTCCGGCACGATCCGCGCGGCCCTGTGCATCGCGCTGGACCTGACGCCACAAGCGGCCCTGCGCTTCGTGATCGATCCGCTGTCGCTGACTAGGATCGACCGGCTCGCGACCGGCTGGCGCGTCGTCTACGTCAATCAGCGGACGATTTGA